The following are encoded in a window of Pseudomonas sp. JQ170C genomic DNA:
- a CDS encoding chemotaxis protein CheV, which yields MAGILDTVDQRTQLVGENRLEILMFRLAGRQLFAINVFKVQEVLQMPKLTLMPQRHPFVCGVVNLRGQTLPVIDLSQAIGMRPIAPGPGSTIIVTEYNRSVQAFLVGGVDRIVNMNWEAIMPPPSSAGRQHYLTAISKVDDQLVEIIDVEKVLAEIVPYNARVSREKLEDPVMARARGREVLLVDDSSVALAQLRDTLSQLGVKMHVASDGLKALRLLKGWADAGENVCEKLLMVFTDAEMPEMDGYRLTTEIRSDARLRSLYVVLHTSLSGSFNESMVKKVGCDNFLSKFQPDKLVDVVRQRLMLDEVTV from the coding sequence ATGGCTGGCATTCTCGACACCGTAGACCAAAGAACGCAGCTGGTAGGTGAGAACCGACTGGAAATCCTGATGTTTCGCCTGGCTGGCCGTCAGTTGTTCGCGATCAACGTGTTCAAGGTCCAGGAGGTGCTGCAGATGCCCAAGCTGACCTTGATGCCGCAACGGCACCCCTTCGTGTGCGGCGTGGTCAACCTGCGCGGGCAGACCTTGCCGGTGATCGATCTTTCGCAGGCCATCGGCATGCGTCCGATTGCTCCCGGTCCAGGCAGCACCATCATCGTCACCGAGTACAACCGCTCGGTGCAGGCGTTCCTGGTGGGTGGGGTGGACCGTATCGTCAACATGAACTGGGAGGCCATCATGCCGCCGCCTTCCAGTGCCGGTCGCCAGCATTACCTGACGGCAATCAGCAAGGTCGACGATCAGTTGGTAGAGATCATCGACGTCGAAAAAGTGCTGGCCGAAATCGTGCCATACAACGCCAGGGTCTCCCGTGAAAAACTCGAGGATCCGGTGATGGCCCGTGCCCGTGGCCGTGAGGTGCTGCTGGTGGATGATTCTTCCGTCGCCCTGGCCCAGTTGCGCGATACCTTGTCCCAGCTGGGTGTGAAGATGCACGTTGCCAGTGATGGTCTCAAGGCGCTGCGTCTGCTCAAGGGCTGGGCGGATGCCGGGGAGAATGTTTGCGAAAAGCTGCTGATGGTCTTCACCGATGCCGAGATGCCGGAAATGGACGGCTATCGCCTGACCACCGAGATTCGCAGCGACGCACGCCTGCGTTCGTTGTACGTGGTGCTGCACACGTCGCTGTCCGGCAGCTTCAACGAGTCGATGGTGAAAAAGGTCGGCTGTGACAACTTCCTCTCCAAGTTCCAGCCCGACAAGCTGGTCGATGTGGTGCGCCAGCGCCTGATGCTGGATGAAGTGACGGTCTGA
- a CDS encoding ATP-binding cassette domain-containing protein — protein MTLLKLSDVSLAFGAMPLLDKVSWQIARGERVCIIGRNGTGKSSMLRLVKGDQKPDDGDVWRAPGLKIGELPQELPVADGRTVFDVVAEGLDGVGALLAEYHHLSQNIHSDADLEKLMHVQHDLEARDGWRLQQLVDSTLSRLQLPADKTLAELSGGWRRRVLLAQALVSEPDLLLLDEPTNHLDIGAIAWLEEALSGFGGAVLFITHDRSFLQNLATRILELDRGGLIDWNGDYASFLVHKEAMLAAEETANALFDKKLAQEEVWIRQGIKARRTRNEGRVRALKALRVERSERRERTGKANIQLDVAEKSGKQVMVLENVSFSHPGGPQLVKDFSMVLQREDRIGLLGANGTGKTTLLKLMLGDLEPTGGKVESGTRLEVAYFDQLRHQLDLEKTVIDNLSEGRDFIEIDGQNRHVLSYLGDFLFSPQRARTPVKALSGGERARLLLAKLFSKPANLLVLDEPTNDLDVETLELLEEVLSAFKGTVLMVSHDRAFLDNVVTSTLVFEGEGKVREYVGGYQDWIRQGGSPKLLGVSESKSGKSELNTAVVEAVAPAPAAAPAVEAPKKKLSYKLQRELEALPGQIDELEQKMAAVQEEISDPAFYQRPIDQTSAVLARLEQMQAELDVLVERWAELDS, from the coding sequence ATGACCCTGCTCAAATTAAGCGATGTGTCCCTTGCGTTCGGCGCCATGCCGTTGTTGGACAAGGTGTCCTGGCAGATCGCCCGTGGTGAGCGGGTGTGCATCATCGGCCGTAACGGTACTGGCAAGTCGAGCATGCTGCGCCTGGTCAAGGGTGACCAGAAGCCTGATGACGGCGATGTCTGGCGTGCCCCAGGGCTCAAGATCGGCGAGCTGCCGCAGGAATTGCCGGTGGCCGATGGTCGTACGGTGTTCGATGTGGTTGCCGAAGGCCTCGACGGCGTCGGCGCCTTGCTGGCCGAGTACCACCACCTGAGTCAGAACATCCATAGCGATGCCGACCTGGAAAAGCTCATGCACGTCCAGCACGACCTGGAAGCGCGTGATGGCTGGCGCCTGCAGCAACTGGTCGACAGCACCCTGAGCCGCTTGCAGTTGCCGGCCGACAAAACCCTGGCCGAGCTGTCCGGCGGCTGGCGTCGCCGTGTGCTGCTGGCCCAGGCGTTGGTGTCCGAGCCTGACCTGCTGCTGCTTGACGAACCGACCAACCACCTGGACATCGGCGCCATCGCCTGGCTCGAAGAAGCCCTCAGCGGTTTTGGCGGCGCTGTGCTGTTTATTACCCACGACCGTTCCTTCCTGCAGAACCTGGCCACGCGCATCCTTGAACTGGACCGTGGTGGCCTGATCGACTGGAACGGCGACTACGCCAGCTTCCTGGTCCACAAGGAAGCCATGCTGGCGGCTGAAGAAACCGCCAACGCCCTGTTCGACAAAAAGCTGGCCCAGGAAGAAGTGTGGATCCGCCAGGGCATCAAGGCCCGGCGTACCCGTAACGAAGGCCGGGTACGCGCACTCAAGGCCTTGCGGGTCGAGCGCAGCGAACGCCGCGAGCGTACCGGCAAGGCCAACATCCAGCTGGATGTTGCGGAAAAGTCCGGCAAGCAGGTAATGGTGCTGGAAAACGTCAGTTTCAGTCACCCGGGCGGCCCGCAGCTGGTCAAGGATTTCTCCATGGTCCTGCAGCGTGAGGACCGTATCGGCCTGCTCGGCGCCAACGGTACCGGCAAGACCACCTTGCTCAAGCTGATGCTCGGTGATCTTGAGCCCACTGGCGGCAAGGTCGAGTCCGGCACCCGTTTGGAAGTCGCCTATTTCGACCAGCTGCGCCATCAGCTGGACCTGGAAAAGACCGTGATCGACAACTTGTCCGAAGGTCGCGATTTCATCGAGATCGACGGGCAGAACCGTCACGTATTGAGCTACCTGGGCGACTTCCTGTTCAGCCCGCAGCGTGCGCGTACACCGGTCAAGGCATTGTCTGGCGGTGAGCGTGCGCGTTTGTTGCTGGCCAAGCTGTTCAGCAAGCCTGCCAACCTGCTGGTGCTGGACGAACCAACCAACGACCTGGACGTGGAAACCCTCGAGTTGCTCGAAGAGGTGCTCTCGGCGTTCAAGGGCACGGTACTGATGGTCAGCCACGACCGGGCATTCCTCGATAACGTGGTAACCAGCACCCTGGTCTTTGAAGGCGAAGGCAAGGTGCGTGAGTACGTCGGTGGGTACCAGGACTGGATTCGTCAGGGTGGCTCGCCGAAGTTGCTCGGTGTTTCCGAGAGCAAGTCGGGCAAGTCGGAACTGAACACTGCCGTCGTCGAAGCCGTTGCACCGGCTCCGGCGGCTGCGCCGGCGGTCGAGGCGCCAAAGAAAAAGCTCAGCTACAAACTGCAGCGTGAGCTGGAAGCCTTGCCGGGCCAGATTGACGAGCTGGAGCAGAAGATGGCAGCGGTGCAGGAAGAGATTTCCGATCCGGCTTTCTACCAGCGCCCAATCGACCAGACCAGCGCCGTACTGGCACGTCTGGAGCAGATGCAGGCAGAACTGGATGTTCTGGTGGAGCGCTGGGCCGAACTGGACAGCTGA
- a CDS encoding transglycosylase SLT domain-containing protein, with product MRSRLFSLVSCLLLSASVASVAQATDITVQRQYYDEAKRALAKGDKGPYLRYAQALRDYPLTPYLAYDELTARLKSASNEEIEKFLAAHGDLPQSNWMKLRWLRWLAERGDWATFNRYYDPKLNFTELDCLNGQYQLSHGQRAEGFATAEKLWLVGKSQPAACDALFNRWAAEGQLTEQKRWDRIKLAAQARNYALATALTKDLTTLAPQGRLLVDVAQKPQLLNQPGRFVPVNEAMSDVVSLGLRRLARQDPERAMSLLDDYANRMHFSRDEKVAIAREIGLTLARRYDPRALDLMTRYDPELRDNTVTEWRLRLLLRLGRWEDAYELTKRLPQDLASSNRWRYWQARSLELAQPKNPQIPMLYKTVARERDFYGFLAADRAQTPYQLNNKPLVLSQALMNKVRNTPGIRRALEFHARGQIVDGRREWYYVSRHFNRDEMVAQAKLAYDMRWYFPAIRTISQAQYWDDLDIRFPMAHRDTLVREAKVRGLHSSWVFAITRQESAFMEDARSSVGASGLMQLMPATAKETARKFSIPLASPAQVFNPDKNIQLGAAYLSQVHSQFNGNRVLASAAYNAGPGRVRQWLRGADHLSFDVWVESIPFDETRQYVQNVLSYSVIYGQKLNSPQPLVDWHERYFDDQ from the coding sequence ATGCGCAGCCGCCTGTTCAGCCTAGTTTCCTGCCTGCTTCTCTCGGCCTCCGTGGCCAGCGTCGCCCAGGCCACCGATATCACCGTACAACGCCAATACTACGACGAGGCCAAGCGCGCCCTGGCCAAGGGCGACAAGGGCCCGTACCTGCGCTACGCCCAGGCGCTGCGCGACTACCCGCTGACGCCCTACCTCGCCTACGACGAGCTGACCGCACGGCTCAAAAGCGCCAGCAACGAAGAAATCGAGAAATTCCTCGCCGCCCACGGCGACCTGCCCCAGTCCAACTGGATGAAATTGCGCTGGTTGCGCTGGCTGGCCGAACGTGGCGACTGGGCGACCTTCAACCGCTACTACGATCCCAAGCTGAATTTCACCGAACTCGATTGCCTCAATGGTCAATACCAATTGAGCCACGGCCAGCGCGCCGAAGGCTTCGCCACCGCCGAGAAACTCTGGCTGGTGGGCAAGTCGCAACCGGCCGCCTGCGACGCCCTGTTCAACCGCTGGGCCGCCGAAGGCCAGCTCACCGAACAGAAGCGCTGGGACCGTATCAAGCTGGCCGCCCAGGCGCGCAACTATGCCTTGGCCACTGCCCTGACCAAAGACCTCACCACCCTCGCCCCCCAGGGACGCCTGTTGGTAGACGTGGCGCAAAAGCCGCAACTGCTCAACCAACCCGGCCGTTTCGTTCCCGTCAACGAGGCGATGTCCGACGTGGTCAGCCTGGGCCTGCGGCGTCTGGCGCGTCAGGACCCGGAGCGGGCCATGAGCCTGCTGGATGACTACGCCAACCGCATGCATTTCTCCCGCGATGAAAAAGTCGCGATCGCCCGGGAAATCGGCCTGACCCTGGCTCGCCGCTATGACCCGCGCGCCCTCGACCTGATGACCCGCTACGACCCTGAGCTGCGCGACAACACTGTCACCGAATGGCGGCTGCGTCTGCTGCTGCGCCTGGGCCGCTGGGAAGATGCCTACGAGCTGACCAAGCGCCTGCCCCAGGACCTGGCCAGCAGCAACCGCTGGCGCTACTGGCAGGCCCGCAGCCTTGAGCTGGCCCAGCCGAAGAACCCGCAGATTCCAATGCTGTACAAGACGGTGGCCCGTGAGCGTGACTTCTACGGCTTCCTCGCCGCCGACCGTGCGCAGACCCCGTATCAACTGAACAACAAGCCACTGGTGCTGAGCCAGGCACTGATGAACAAAGTGCGCAACACCCCCGGGATCCGTCGCGCGCTGGAGTTCCATGCCCGCGGCCAGATCGTCGATGGGCGTCGCGAGTGGTACTACGTCAGCCGCCACTTCAACCGCGACGAAATGGTTGCCCAGGCCAAGCTTGCCTACGATATGCGCTGGTACTTCCCGGCCATCCGTACCATCAGCCAGGCGCAGTATTGGGATGACCTGGATATCCGCTTCCCGATGGCCCATCGCGACACCCTGGTCCGCGAAGCCAAGGTGCGCGGCCTTCATTCGAGCTGGGTGTTCGCCATCACCCGCCAGGAAAGTGCCTTCATGGAAGATGCGCGCTCCAGCGTCGGCGCCAGCGGCCTGATGCAGCTGATGCCGGCCACCGCCAAAGAAACCGCGCGCAAGTTCAGCATCCCGCTGGCCTCACCGGCACAGGTGTTCAATCCGGACAAGAACATCCAGCTGGGTGCGGCCTACCTGAGCCAGGTGCACAGTCAGTTCAACGGTAACCGAGTGCTCGCTTCCGCGGCCTACAACGCCGGTCCGGGACGCGTGCGGCAGTGGCTACGCGGCGCCGACCACCTGAGCTTCGATGTGTGGGTCGAGTCGATCCCGTTCGATGAAACCCGGCAATACGTGCAGAACGTGCTGTCGTACTCGGTGATCTACGGGCAAAAACTCAACTCGCCGCAGCCACTGGTTGACTGGCACGAGCGGTACTTTGACGACCAGTGA
- a CDS encoding MOSC domain-containing protein, translating into MRLSALYRYPLKSARAQALQSSPLDLLGLSGDRRWMLVERDNGRFLTQRAYPQMSQLSATYAADGGLVLDAPGRESLHVPVPEGDSNLRGVLIWRDTLRVPDAGDDAAQWLSEFIGKDVRLVHVPEQRTRYLPNGYGLNSDRVAFADGFPLLLIGQASLDDLVQRVGRPLEMLRFRPNLVVEGAGPFAEDGWKRIRIGEMEFRVLKPCERCILTTIDPQTGERSADREPLATLKTYRQKEGDVLFGQNLVADGSGVLEVGMAVTVLE; encoded by the coding sequence ATGCGTCTGAGTGCTCTTTACCGCTACCCGCTCAAGTCCGCACGCGCCCAGGCGCTGCAATCGTCCCCGCTGGATCTGCTGGGATTGAGCGGGGACCGTCGCTGGATGCTGGTGGAACGCGATAACGGGCGCTTCCTGACCCAGCGTGCCTATCCACAGATGAGCCAGCTGTCGGCGACTTATGCCGCTGACGGCGGGCTGGTCCTGGACGCTCCAGGGCGCGAGTCGCTGCATGTGCCGGTCCCTGAGGGTGACAGCAACCTGCGTGGCGTCCTCATCTGGCGCGACACCTTGCGCGTGCCGGATGCCGGTGACGACGCGGCGCAGTGGCTCAGCGAATTCATTGGCAAGGATGTCCGCCTGGTCCATGTGCCTGAGCAGCGCACTCGCTACTTGCCTAATGGCTACGGCCTGAACAGTGATCGAGTGGCCTTTGCCGACGGTTTCCCCCTGTTGCTGATCGGCCAGGCGTCGCTCGATGACCTGGTGCAGCGTGTTGGTCGCCCGCTGGAGATGCTGCGTTTTCGTCCCAACCTGGTGGTGGAAGGGGCCGGCCCCTTTGCCGAAGACGGCTGGAAACGCATCCGCATCGGCGAGATGGAGTTTCGTGTGCTCAAGCCGTGCGAGCGCTGCATCCTGACCACCATTGACCCGCAGACCGGCGAGCGCAGTGCCGACCGCGAACCCCTGGCGACGCTCAAGACGTACCGGCAGAAGGAGGGGGATGTGCTGTTCGGGCAGAACCTGGTGGCTGATGGTAGTGGGGTGTTGGAGGTGGGAATGGCGGTGACGGTGCTGGAGTAG